The following are from one region of the Coffea eugenioides isolate CCC68of chromosome 2, Ceug_1.0, whole genome shotgun sequence genome:
- the LOC113757676 gene encoding cellulose synthase A catalytic subunit 8 [UDP-forming] yields the protein MEPSRRLKGHKATATCCIASRDRPGLVATAGEDGCVCWFDMRCKDVLFVMDVGNHNPISSLCFKPGSEDLVYVSIGSEVKCFDVHMAGSWKPLESYSYNKDEINQIACNSKSSFLAAADDCGDVKIIDIRQHCLYKTLRAGHSSICSSVQFLSWRPWEVITGGLDSKLVLWDFSKGRPQKVIDFGTPDIADGGNVGQCLNPAFVHCLAVPDIDMVDKLGKICVVARGDGVVDVINIESELAAAKSKNSSKPKKGTKSVSGSSASPAPANPPNLENERRLHLDHSLGGHTAAVSCVTFSMFGEKGKFVISGGNDKSVKLWDWSKSFDVRPGSGSSDLLCSNFSLSRKVNWLCTTPMDSENLVVCDTSRVVKVYSVTKMMESGVPICNTCGEQLGLNSDGEVFVACHECHYPVCKSCFEYEIKEGRASCLRCGTPYDDSSLMADENTEESGKHTTMASRLSNDQQDVRLHARNISSVSTVDSEYHDESGNPIWKNRVESWKEKKSKKKKATSKPVKEVQIPVEQQMEEKEQQLADASQPLSQVVPIPKTQLTSYRIVIIMRLVILGLFFQYRLTHSVDSAYGLWLTSVICEIWFAFSWVLDQFPKWSPINRETFIDRLSMRYEREGEPPQLAGVDFFVSTVDPLKEPPLITANTVLSILAVDYPVDKVSCYVSDDGAAMLTFESLVETSDFARKWVPFCNKFQIEPRAPEFYFSQKFDYLKDKVQPSFVKERRAMKRDYEEFKVRINALVAKTQKTPEEGWTMQDGTPWPGNNTRDHPGMIQVFLGNTGAQDIEGNELPRLVYVSREKRPGYQHHKKAGAENALVRVSAVLTNAPYILNLDCDHYVNNSKAIREAMCFLMDPQVGRDVCYVQFPQRFDGIDKSDRYANRNTVFFDVNMKGLDGIQGPVYVGTGCVFNRQALYGYGPSSLTSLPKASSSSSCCCCCPRKKQAKEKDPSELYRDAKREDLNAAIFNLREIESYDEYERSLLISQVSFEKTFGMSSVFIESTLMENGGVAESAHPSILIKEAIQVISCSYEEKTAWGKEIGWIYGSVTEDILTGFKMHCRGWRSIYCMPLRPAFKGSAPINLSDRLHQVLRWALGSVEIFLSRHCPLWYGFGGGRLKWLQRLAYINTIVYPFTSLPLVAYCILPAICLLTGKFIIPTLSNLASVLFLGLFLSIIATSVLELRWSGVSIEALWRNEQFWVIGGVSAHLFAVFQGFLKMLAGIDTNFTVTAKAADDTEFGELYIIKWTTVLIPPTTILIINLVGVVAGFSDALNSGYESWGPLFGKIFFAFWVILHLYPFLKGMMGRQNRTPTIVVLWSVLLASVFSLIWVKIDPFVSKQDPSNLSQGCISIDC from the exons ATGGAGCCTTCGAGACGGCTAAAAGGCCATAAAGCCACCGCCACCTGCTGTATTGCTTCCCGGGACCGCCCCGGCCTCGTTGCCACCGCCGGCGAG GATGGTTGTGTGTGCTGGTTTGATATGAGGTGCAAAGATGTTTTATTTGTGATGGATGTAGGCAACCATAACCCCATTTCATCTCTCTGTTTCAAGCCAg GGAGTGAAGACCTGGTTTATGTTTCCATTGGAAGTGAAGTCAAGTGTTTTGATGTTCATATG GCTGGTTCATGGAAGCCATTGGAGAGTTACTCTTATAACAAGGATGAGATAAATCAG ATTGCCTGCAACTCAAAGTCATCTTTCCTAGCTGCAGCGGATGATTGTGGTGATGTGAAG ATAATTGACATCAGGCAGCATTGCCTTTATAAAACTTTAAGAGCTGGCCACTCAAGC ATTTGTAGCAGTGTTCAGTTCCTTTCTTGGAGACCCTGGGAAG TAATTACTGGTGGTCTTGATTCAAAGCTTGTGTTGTGGGACTTCTCAAAGGGGCGCCCTCAGAAAGTGATAGACTTTG GAACACCTGACATCGCTGATGGAGGTAATGTTGGACAATGCTTGAATCCTGCTTTTGTCCATTGCCTGGCAGTTCCTGATATTGATATGGTAGATAAGTTGGGCAAGATCTGTGTTGTGGCTAGAGGTGATGGTGTTGTAGATGTGATAAATATTGAATCGGAACTTGCTGCAGCGAAGTCCAAAAATTCATCTAAACCTAAGAAAGGTACAAAGTCAGTGTCAGGAAGCAGTGCTTCTCCTGCTCCTGCTAATCCtccaaatcttgaaaatgaAAGGAGGTTGCATTTGGATCACTCTTTGGGAGGGCATACTGCTGCTGTTTCCTGTGT GACGTTTTCAATGTTTGGGGAGAAAGGTAAATTTGTAATTTCAGGGGGCAATGATAAATCAGTAAAGTTATGGGATTGGTCCAAATCTTTTGATGTTCGTCCAGGCAGCGGCAGTAGTGATCTTCTATGTAGTAATTTCAGCTTGAGCAGAAAA GTTAACTGGCTCTGTACTACGCCGATGGATTCAGAGAACCTAGTTGTTTGTGACACATCCAGAGTGGTCAAGGTTTATTCTGTTA CGAAGATGATGGAGTCTGGGGTGCCAATATGCAACACTTGTGGTGAGCAACTTGGACTGAATTCAGATGGTGAAGTGTTTGTGGCTTGCCATGAATGCCACTATCCAGTTTGCAAATCTTGTTTTGAGTATGAAATCAAGGAAGGAAGAGCTTCGTGTTTGCGCTGCGGCACTCCCTATGATG ATAGCTCACTGATGGCAGATGAAAATACTGAAGAGTCTGGAAAGCATACTACTATGGCTTCTCGTCTCAGTAATGATCAG CAGGATGTTAGACTTCACGCAAGAAATATTAGTAGTGTTTCCACGGTTGACAGTG AATACCATGATGAATCTGGCAATCCAATCTGGAAAAATAGGGTAGAAAGCtggaaggaaaagaagagcAAGAAGAAAAAAGCCACAAGCAAGCCCGTAAAAGAAGTTCAAATTCCCGTAGAGCAGCAGATGGAAGAAAAAGAACAACA ATTGGCAGACGCTTCACAGCCACTTTCTCAAGTTGTTCCAATACCTAAAACTCAACTGACCTCGTACAGAATTGTAATTATAATGCGGCTGGTCATTCTGGGCCTTTTCTTCCAATATAGACTGACGCATTCAGTGGATAGTGCGTACGGTCTTTGGCTTACTTCAGTTATTTGTGAGATCTGGTTTGCTTTTTCTTGGGTGTTGGATCAGTTCCCTAAATGGTCCCCAATAAACAGGGAAACATTCATTGACAGGCTATCTATGAG GTatgagagagagggagaacCACCTCAGCTTGCTGGAGTGGATTTCTTTGTTAGTACTGTTGATCCTCTGAAAGAACCTCCCCTGATAACTGCCAATACTGTTCTTTCAATCCTTGCTGTGGACTATCCAGTGGATAAAGTCTCCTGTTATGTTTCTGATGATGGTGCTGCAATGCTAACATTCGAATCCCTTGTTGAAACTTCTGACTTTGCAAGGAAGTGGGTTCCATTTTGCAATAAGTTTCAAATTGAACCACGAGCACCAGAATTTTACTTCTCGCAGAAGTTTGATTACTTGAAGGATAAAGTGCAGCCTTCTTTTGTCAAGGAACGGAGAGCAATGAAA AGAGATTATGAAGAGTTCAAAGTAAGAATAAATGCTTTGGTAGCCAAAACTCAAAAAACTCCAGAGGAGGGCTGGACAATGCAGGATGGAACGCCTTGGCCAGGAAATAACACACGTGACCACCCTGGCATGATTCAG GTTTTCTTAGGAAATACTGGTGCCCAAGACATAGAAGGGAATGAACTTCCTCGACTGGTTTATGTTTCAAGAGAGAAGAGACCTGGTTATCAGCACCACAAGAAGGCTGGTGCTGAAAATGCTCTG GTAAGGGTGTCTGCAGTTCTCACAAATGCGCCATACATTCTCAATCTTGATTGTGATCACTATGTCAACAATAGCAAGGCCATTCGAGAGGCAATGTGTTTCTTGATGGATCCACAAGTTGGCAGGGATGTGTGTTATGTCCAGTTCCCTCAGAGGTTTGATGGCATTGATAAGAGTGACAGATATGCTAACCGAAACACAGTTTTCTTTGAT GTTAACATGAAAGGGTTGGATGGCATTCAAGGACCTGTATATGTGGGTACTGGTTGTGTTTTCAACAGGCAAGCACTTTATGGTTATGGACCATCATCTTTGACTAGTTTACCTAAGGCTTCTTCATCTTCAAGCTGTTGCTGTTGTTGCCCTCGTAAGAAGCAAGCAAAAGAGAAAGATCCTTCAGAGCTTTATCGTGATGCAAAGAGGGAAGATCTAAATGCTGCCATCTTTAACCTTAGGGAAATTGAAA GTTATGACGAGTATGAGAGGTCATTACTCATCTCCCAAGTGAGTTTTGAGAAAACTTTCGGCATGTCTTCTGTTTTTATCGAGTCAACCCTAATGGAAAATGGAGGAGTAGCTGAGTCTGCACATCCATCCATACTGATCAAAGAAGCAATTCAGGTTATCAGTTGCAGTTATGAAGAGAAGACTGCATGGGGTAAAGAG ATTGGCTGGATTTATGGTTCAGTGACTGAGGATATCTTGACTGGTTTCAAGATGCACTGCCGTGGATGGCGATCAATATACTGCATGCCCTTAAGGCCTGCATTCAAGGGATCAGCCCCAATTAACTTGTCTGATCGATTGCATCAGGTCCTGCGATGGGCCTTAGGATCTGTGGAGATTTTCTTGAGTCGACATTGTCCTCTGTGGTATGGATTTGGAGGAGGCCGTCTTAAATGGCTTCAAAGGCTTGCGTACATTAACACCATTGTCTATCCCTTCACATCTCTTCCTCTGGTAGCATATTGTATATTGCCTGCCATATGCCTCCTAACAGGGAAATTCATCATACCAACG TTGTCAAATCTTGCAAGTGTTCTGTTTCTTGGCCTCTTCCTTTCCATCATTGCAACTAGTGTACTTGAACTGAGATGGAGTGGTGTAAGCATCGAAGCATTGTGGCGTAACGAGCAGTTTTGGGTTATTGGAGGAGTATCTGCCCATCTCTTTGCTGTCTTCCAGGGATTCCTCAAAATGCTTGCAGGTATCGACACAAACTTCACAGTTACAGCCAAAGCAGCAGATGATACAGAGTTTGGAGAGCTCTACATTATCAAGTGGACAACAGTATTGATCCCTCCAACCACCATTCTCATAATCAACCTGGTTGGTGTTGTTGCTGGATTTTCTGATGCTCTCAACAGTGGATATGAATCATGGGGACCTTTATTTGGTAAAATCTTCTTTGCATTTTGGGTGATTCTTCATCTCTATCCTTTCCTCAAGGGCATGATGGGCCGCCAAAACCGAACTCCAACCATCGTGGTATTGTGGTCTGTGCTATTAGCCTCTGTCTTCTCTCTTATCTGGGTAAAGATTGATCCATTCGTCAGCAAACAGGATCCTTCTAACCTTTCTCAGGGCTGCATTTCCATTGACTGTTAA
- the LOC113763013 gene encoding uncharacterized protein LOC113763013 — MEGEEVIALFDFCWFNQEIFKKSSSSPTSSSLKKSPDHQIGEDSPKAEFSSQLLSIHPRSNSDYMMSSKTSTNSGLFSPDSVLYVLSASQLEIVLSGTEGEAEFPGTPESRKVKTDDNEKKKKKRKKRRKSNDKLKKGLSKSLSELEFEELKGFMDLGFVFSEEDKNDSSLVEIIPGLQRLGREKDVGEQRRNSAPDESSVTRPYLSEAWEVLDRRNRENPLMNWKVPAVSNETGMKNSLKWWAHVVASTVR; from the coding sequence ATGGAGGGAGAGGAGGTTATAGCCCTGTTCGATTTTTGCTGGTTTAATCAAGAAATCTTCAAGAAAAGTTCAAGTTCACCAACTTCATCAAGCCTTAAGAAAAGCCCTGATCACCAAATTGGAGAAGATTCACCAAAAGCTGAGTTTTCGAGCCAATTATTATCAATCCATCCAAGGTCAAATAGTGACTACATGATGAGCTCCAAAACAAGCACGAACTCTGGTTTATTCTCTCCAGATTCAGTTCTTTATGTTCTTTCTGCATCTCAGCTGGAAATAGTTCTATCAGGAACAGAAGGGGAAGCTGAATTTCCAGGAACGCCagaatcaagaaaagttaaaACCGATGATAacgagaagaagaagaagaagaggaagaaaagaaggaagagcAACGACAAACTAAAGAAAGGTTTGAGCAAGAGCTTATCAGAGCTTGAGTTTGAAGAGCTCAAGGGGTTTATGGACCTTGGTTTTGTGTTTTCCGAAGAAGACAAAAACGATTCAAGTCTGGTCGAGATTATTCCTGGCTTGCAAAGGTTAGGCAGAGAAAAAGATGTTGGAGAACAAAGAAGAAATTCTGCTCCCGATGAATCTTCAGTTACAAGGCCTTACCTTTCTGAAGCCTGGGAAGTTTTGGATAGGAGAAATAGAGAGAACCCTTTGATGAATTGGAAAGTTCCTGCTGTGAGCAATGAAACTGGCATGAAAAACAGTCTCAAATGGTGGGCACATGTTGTTGCTTCAACTGTTAGATGA